Proteins from a genomic interval of Flammeovirgaceae bacterium SG7u.111:
- a CDS encoding carboxypeptidase-like regulatory domain-containing protein, with amino-acid sequence MYLKLTVVIWCAFLFMSIHVDTLAQSDYTTITGKILNKKTKEPIPFASIYLKNTSNGTRSNSEGVFVFHIPKNLHNVNVVVSSIGYNAVERLPSVFEKENVIYLEESVLELNEVVISAEEQLTAKQIIKRAYKLLEENYPTSEYILEGFIRDLQNEDSSYVEFLECAVKLKYQKYNVKFEPQVELQEVRRSFIANKNPWNDEWDRKNLIFDIIEDDFIRFNYGPIKVKKGWDYEVESVLPFGNSYVYKINAGNKGNSKAVLFIDIDTFAFVRIEYSRSMRNGKYYSRRLSNGQQEKSYNLVVEYQEYKGKWYLKYQKEEDSWSIFKGLESDELLFTKYPKKELFINKIIAENVNQYLFNKNLVISKSVESQAKPYNPEFWEHYNAPAQTYELSKIEEFLKQATNSAKE; translated from the coding sequence ATGTATTTGAAACTAACTGTAGTTATTTGGTGTGCCTTTCTTTTTATGTCAATCCATGTTGACACTTTAGCACAAAGCGATTACACCACTATAACAGGAAAAATACTTAACAAGAAAACGAAGGAGCCTATACCATTTGCCTCAATTTATTTGAAAAACACGTCCAACGGGACAAGATCCAATAGTGAAGGCGTCTTTGTCTTTCACATTCCTAAAAACCTTCACAATGTAAATGTTGTGGTTTCGAGCATTGGCTACAATGCGGTTGAGCGGCTTCCTTCAGTGTTTGAAAAAGAGAATGTCATATACCTAGAGGAATCGGTTTTAGAATTAAATGAAGTGGTGATTAGCGCAGAAGAACAACTTACCGCCAAACAAATTATAAAAAGAGCTTATAAATTATTGGAAGAAAATTATCCAACTAGTGAATATATACTTGAAGGGTTTATTAGAGATCTTCAGAACGAAGATAGTTCTTATGTAGAATTTCTAGAGTGTGCGGTTAAGTTAAAATACCAGAAATACAACGTGAAATTTGAGCCACAAGTGGAATTGCAAGAAGTGAGACGAAGTTTTATAGCTAACAAAAATCCTTGGAACGATGAGTGGGACCGTAAAAACTTGATTTTTGATATAATAGAAGATGATTTTATAAGGTTCAATTATGGTCCAATTAAAGTTAAGAAAGGCTGGGACTACGAAGTTGAATCTGTGTTGCCATTTGGCAATAGTTATGTATATAAAATCAATGCTGGAAATAAAGGAAATAGTAAAGCTGTACTGTTTATTGATATTGATACTTTTGCGTTTGTAAGAATTGAATATAGCCGCTCAATGCGTAATGGGAAGTATTACTCGCGAAGACTTTCCAATGGGCAACAAGAAAAGTCATATAACCTTGTTGTTGAGTATCAGGAATATAAGGGCAAATGGTATTTAAAGTATCAGAAAGAAGAAGATTCTTGGAGTATATTTAAGGGTTTGGAATCTGATGAACTATTGTTTACTAAATACCCTAAAAAAGAGCTTTTTATAAATAAAATAATTGCTGAAAATGTCAACCAATATCTTTTCAATAAGAACCTTGTAATTAGTAAGAGTGTAGAAAGCCAAGCGAAACCCTATAATCCAGAATTTTGGGAACACTATAATGCTCCAGCTCAGACGTATGAATTGAGTAAAATAGAGGAGTTTTTAAAGCAGGCAACCAATTCTGCTAAAGAATAA
- a CDS encoding putative zinc-binding peptidase yields MKIYSCQNCGNSLYFENTSCLKCKYSVGFMPEEFSLLTLRPFDQNGVFSKVKNHRKKYKYCENHQHGVCNWLIPAHQDKPYCRACELNNIVPPLNDDEVKTKWEGIEKAKHRLAYSLLKLNLPLYPKDEDSEVDNGGLAFDFLSPKYTEKPVMTGHANGLITINIVEANEAEMVKNKVEMGEKYRTLLGHFRHEVGHYYWEVLIRDNPKNLAKFRLLFGDERESYQEALKVYYSIVTPKTWTEEYISKYATAHPWEDWAETWAHYLHIMDTLETASYFNIAIKPKGVKRLLMSTSSIPDPYKIKDFQKIVDMWFPLSFAVNSLNRSMGYQDFYPFVFSNKIIEKLSFIHEVTHQPRVLRHLSGA; encoded by the coding sequence ATGAAAATATACTCTTGTCAAAACTGTGGGAACTCTCTTTATTTTGAGAACACAAGTTGCTTAAAATGCAAGTATTCGGTAGGTTTTATGCCCGAAGAGTTTTCCCTGTTAACGCTTCGCCCTTTCGACCAAAATGGTGTTTTTTCTAAGGTCAAAAACCATCGCAAAAAATATAAATACTGTGAAAACCACCAGCATGGAGTTTGTAATTGGTTGATACCTGCCCACCAAGACAAACCATATTGCAGAGCCTGTGAGTTGAACAATATAGTGCCACCGCTCAACGACGATGAAGTGAAAACGAAATGGGAAGGGATAGAAAAAGCAAAGCACCGTTTGGCGTATTCTCTGCTTAAGTTGAACCTGCCTTTATATCCAAAAGATGAAGATTCAGAAGTAGATAATGGAGGGCTTGCTTTCGATTTTCTTTCCCCAAAATACACCGAAAAACCAGTAATGACGGGGCATGCCAATGGGCTGATTACCATAAATATAGTAGAAGCAAATGAGGCGGAAATGGTAAAAAACAAGGTGGAAATGGGTGAGAAGTACCGTACGCTTTTGGGGCATTTTAGGCACGAAGTAGGCCATTATTACTGGGAAGTACTGATTAGGGATAATCCGAAAAACTTGGCAAAATTCCGCCTGCTTTTTGGCGATGAGCGGGAGAGTTACCAAGAAGCACTAAAAGTTTATTACAGCATAGTGACGCCCAAAACCTGGACGGAAGAATACATTAGCAAGTATGCTACAGCTCACCCTTGGGAAGATTGGGCGGAGACTTGGGCGCATTATCTCCACATTATGGATACCTTGGAGACGGCGAGTTATTTCAATATTGCCATAAAGCCGAAGGGGGTAAAGCGGCTGCTTATGAGCACCAGTTCTATCCCCGATCCGTACAAAATCAAGGATTTCCAAAAGATAGTAGATATGTGGTTCCCTTTGTCGTTTGCGGTGAACAGCCTCAACAGAAGCATGGGCTACCAAGATTTTTACCCGTTTGTTTTTTCAAATAAGATCATAGAAAAACTGTCTTTTATCCATGAAGTAACGCACCAGCCTAGGGTACTAAGGCATCTGTCAGGAGCATAG
- a CDS encoding YciI family protein: MFIVSLTYKVPIERVEEELANHVSYLKEQYALGTFHASGRKVPRTGGVILSQLKDKEQQQEALEKDPFYIHELADYSITEFIPTMTSKELECLLEG, translated from the coding sequence ATGTTTATCGTATCATTGACCTACAAAGTGCCTATAGAGCGTGTAGAGGAGGAGTTGGCAAACCATGTAAGTTATTTGAAAGAGCAATATGCTCTGGGTACTTTCCACGCTTCGGGCAGGAAAGTACCCAGAACTGGCGGCGTGATCTTGTCGCAGCTCAAGGACAAGGAACAACAACAAGAGGCATTGGAAAAAGACCCATTTTATATCCACGAATTAGCAGATTACAGCATCACAGAATTCATCCCAACCATGACCAGTAAAGAGTTAGAGTGCTTGTTGGAAGGGTAA